A DNA window from Actinokineospora baliensis contains the following coding sequences:
- a CDS encoding 8-amino-7-oxononanoate synthase, which translates to MTDAATAPDQVFDWLDSHADDRRKAGLSRQLRPRGPDSDLLDLAGNDYLGLARDKRVAGAAAAATLRWGAGSTGSRLVTGSTELHSELEFELARFCGTQAALVFSSGFAANLGAVTALSGKTCSIVTDSHIHASLIDGCRLSRAEVAVVGHSDPAAAGRALSTRRTERAVYVTDSVFSVDGDLAPLPELAAVCRENGAALIVDDAHGLGVLGEGGRGAVSAAGLASDPDVVITVTLSKSLGAQGGAVLGPRRVIRHLVENARSFIFDTGLAPSSAAAALSALTVLKEEPDRPERALTVATTLAERLSAAGLTVSEPSAAVVSVRAPSPDAALAWSNDCRAAGVWVGCFRPPSVPDSISRLRLTARADLSEGDIDRAVDVITRCAPR; encoded by the coding sequence GTGACCGACGCCGCCACCGCCCCCGACCAGGTGTTCGACTGGCTCGACAGCCACGCCGACGACCGCCGCAAGGCGGGCCTGAGCAGGCAGCTGCGGCCGCGCGGGCCCGACTCGGACCTGCTGGACCTGGCAGGCAACGACTACCTCGGGCTGGCCAGGGACAAGCGCGTCGCCGGGGCCGCCGCCGCCGCGACCCTGCGCTGGGGCGCGGGGTCGACCGGGTCGCGGCTGGTCACCGGCAGCACGGAACTGCACAGCGAACTGGAGTTCGAGCTCGCCCGCTTCTGCGGCACGCAGGCGGCGCTGGTGTTCTCCTCCGGGTTCGCCGCGAACCTCGGCGCGGTGACCGCGCTGTCGGGCAAGACCTGCTCCATCGTCACCGACTCGCACATCCACGCCTCGCTGATCGACGGCTGCAGGCTCTCGCGCGCCGAGGTCGCCGTGGTCGGCCACAGCGACCCGGCCGCGGCCGGGCGGGCGCTGTCGACGCGGCGGACCGAGCGGGCCGTGTACGTCACCGACTCCGTGTTCAGTGTGGACGGTGACCTCGCGCCCCTGCCCGAACTGGCCGCGGTGTGCCGGGAGAACGGTGCGGCGCTGATCGTCGACGACGCGCACGGACTGGGCGTGCTCGGCGAAGGCGGTCGCGGCGCGGTGTCCGCGGCGGGTCTGGCGAGCGACCCGGACGTGGTCATCACGGTGACGCTGTCGAAGTCGCTCGGGGCGCAGGGCGGCGCCGTGCTCGGCCCCCGACGCGTGATCCGGCACCTGGTGGAGAACGCGCGCAGCTTCATCTTCGACACCGGCCTGGCCCCCAGCAGCGCGGCCGCCGCGCTGTCGGCGTTGACCGTGCTCAAGGAGGAGCCGGACCGCCCTGAACGCGCCCTGACGGTGGCGACGACCCTCGCCGAACGCCTCTCGGCGGCGGGCCTGACCGTGAGCGAGCCCAGCGCGGCGGTGGTGTCGGTGCGGGCCCCTTCCCCGGACGCCGCCCTGGCGTGGTCGAACGACTGCCGGGCCGCGGGCGTGTGGGTCGGCTGCTTCCGGCCCCCGTCGGTCCCGGACTCGATCTCCCGGCTGCGGCTGACCGCGCGGGCCGACCTGAGCGAAGGCGACATCGACCGGGCGGTCGACGTGATCACCCGGTGCGCGCCCCGCTAG
- a CDS encoding cobalt-precorrin-4/precorrin-4 C(11)-methyltransferase: MSFVGAGPGAADLITLRGATRIAEADLVLYTPSTVDPVWLREHARADAELVDHGRLGADELAERYRGVASRHHRAVLLIAGDPAQCADLREQRELCTKIGLDVEVVPGVSPVSAVAAATGNSLTEAAAADTAIVTDAATEADFERIRDLAAEGRTLAVNAPAARAAELAEALTAAGLDPQVPVVVAHKVSWADEKLLRTTVGEVVAEVKRANLWRHALFLVGDALRQAKPRAGYVPRAAGEPGKRWASKSWRSTGTWPRRSCPEAEVPAQADVEPAVPEQARPVVAEADVPAVEAKPVVKRTAAAKKQPPKTARATARRTTKK; the protein is encoded by the coding sequence GTGAGTTTCGTGGGAGCTGGACCGGGTGCGGCCGACCTCATCACCCTGCGCGGTGCGACCAGGATCGCCGAGGCCGATCTGGTGCTCTACACGCCGAGCACGGTGGACCCGGTGTGGCTGCGCGAGCACGCGAGAGCCGACGCCGAGCTCGTCGACCACGGCAGGCTCGGCGCCGACGAGCTCGCCGAGCGCTACCGCGGGGTGGCCAGCAGGCACCACCGGGCCGTCCTGCTGATCGCCGGTGATCCCGCGCAGTGCGCCGACCTGCGGGAGCAGCGCGAGCTGTGCACCAAGATCGGTCTCGACGTCGAGGTGGTCCCCGGGGTGTCGCCGGTGTCCGCGGTCGCGGCGGCCACGGGGAACTCGCTCACGGAGGCCGCGGCGGCCGACACGGCGATCGTCACCGACGCGGCGACCGAGGCCGATTTCGAGCGCATCCGCGATCTCGCCGCCGAGGGGCGCACGCTCGCCGTGAACGCCCCGGCCGCGCGCGCCGCCGAGTTGGCCGAGGCGTTGACCGCCGCGGGGTTGGACCCGCAGGTGCCGGTGGTGGTCGCGCACAAGGTGAGCTGGGCGGACGAGAAGCTGCTGCGCACCACGGTCGGCGAGGTGGTGGCCGAGGTGAAGCGCGCCAACCTGTGGCGGCACGCGCTGTTCCTGGTCGGTGACGCGCTGCGGCAGGCGAAGCCGAGGGCCGGGTACGTGCCGCGGGCCGCGGGGGAGCCGGGCAAGCGGTGGGCGTCGAAGTCGTGGCGGTCCACCGGGACGTGGCCGCGCCGGTCGTGCCCCGAGGCCGAGGTGCCCGCTCAGGCCGACGTCGAGCCCGCGGTTCCCGAGCAGGCTCGACCGGTTGTCGCCGAGGCGGACGTCCCGGCGGTCGAGGCGAAGCCGGTGGTCAAGCGCACTGCCGCCGCGAAGAAGCAGCCGCCGAAGACCGCTCGGGCGACCGCGCGCCGCACCACGAAGAAGTGA
- a CDS encoding bifunctional cobalt-precorrin-7 (C(5))-methyltransferase/cobalt-precorrin-6B (C(15))-methyltransferase, producing MTVTFLGGSEFDSEPVDSADLVVGPKAAVAGYAGSARVIETTAPLAESTVDALVAAKSAVVLVAGDPGFFGDLRTLRERGADVVVRPGLTDVQRLAALLRRPWDDITVVSAWGRDFRRAVNVCRARPAVAVLTAPGAGPAELAAQLSGWRRQIAVLEDIGGTERLSVVDAEQAREREWLEPNLVLCLAVPESAGRATWMAGGEPVPPRDGWALDDSAFASRTGVGTSPEVRAVALARLAPRPGSLLWDVCAGSGAVGVEAARLGAAVIAVEEDPGLCVRVVANASAHGVELRLADDEPLSGLPRPDSIFLGSARPDLVRACAGAGADRIVVRVAELDRITATRQALISAGYRVDGCHLATAVITAADGATTLEPAAGTFLLWASR from the coding sequence ATGACGGTGACCTTCTTAGGTGGCTCCGAGTTCGACAGCGAGCCGGTGGACTCGGCGGATCTCGTCGTCGGCCCCAAAGCCGCGGTGGCCGGGTACGCGGGGTCCGCTCGGGTGATCGAGACGACCGCCCCGCTCGCTGAGTCGACTGTGGACGCTCTGGTCGCCGCGAAGTCCGCCGTGGTGCTCGTCGCGGGGGACCCGGGGTTCTTCGGTGACTTGAGAACACTGCGGGAGCGAGGTGCCGATGTCGTTGTGCGGCCCGGCCTCACCGATGTCCAGCGCCTGGCGGCGTTGCTGCGGCGCCCGTGGGACGACATCACCGTGGTCAGCGCCTGGGGCCGGGATTTCCGCCGCGCGGTGAACGTCTGCCGTGCTCGCCCGGCCGTCGCCGTGCTCACCGCTCCCGGCGCTGGACCGGCTGAGCTCGCCGCGCAGCTGTCCGGCTGGCGCCGCCAGATCGCGGTGCTCGAGGACATCGGCGGCACCGAGCGGCTGTCCGTTGTGGATGCTGAGCAAGCGCGCGAGCGCGAGTGGCTGGAGCCCAACCTCGTGCTCTGCCTGGCAGTTCCCGAATCGGCCGGGCGGGCGACGTGGATGGCGGGCGGTGAACCCGTTCCGCCCCGGGACGGGTGGGCGTTGGACGACAGCGCTTTCGCTTCCCGCACGGGTGTCGGGACTTCGCCGGAGGTCCGCGCGGTCGCCTTGGCCCGTTTGGCGCCCCGCCCCGGTTCCCTGCTCTGGGACGTGTGCGCGGGCTCGGGTGCCGTCGGCGTCGAAGCCGCCCGCTTGGGTGCCGCCGTGATCGCCGTCGAGGAGGATCCCGGTCTCTGCGTGCGCGTTGTGGCCAACGCTTCGGCGCACGGCGTCGAACTCCGCCTGGCCGACGACGAACCCCTCAGCGGGCTGCCCCGCCCGGATTCGATCTTCCTCGGGTCCGCCCGCCCCGACCTGGTCCGCGCGTGCGCGGGCGCCGGTGCCGACCGGATCGTGGTCAGGGTCGCGGAACTCGACCGGATCACTGCGACCCGCCAAGCCCTGATCAGCGCGGGCTACCGGGTGGACGGCTGCCACCTCGCCACCGCCGTCATCACCGCCGCCGACGGTGCCACGACCCTGGAACCCGCGGCGGGCACCTTCCTGCTCTGGGCGAGTCGCTGA
- a CDS encoding alpha/beta hydrolase codes for MNTARTVRLSRRSVLLAGAGLGAGLLAGCQQASPSASPPENVLQTKAPTSEVPPVVTGRNLSAGRYREVDIVIIRPEGVPPEPIPVCIALHGGLGGAKVFLDYGVPQVLTQIVKDGAQPFAVVAVEGGNWIGNKDDDPHRMLNEDLPGWLDYHDLASTPFSVVGFGEGGAAALNQGRSPGFQAVAAISPNLYASWDSAQRTNMYDNQARWERLEPLRHTMELGKTPIGLWCGTEDTTRVELTEQLAQKVKAVKTSFGPGGHDDAYFRAAIPEALKFVAGYL; via the coding sequence GTGAACACTGCGCGAACTGTTCGGCTGTCCCGGCGCTCGGTGCTGTTGGCCGGTGCCGGGCTGGGGGCTGGGCTGCTGGCGGGGTGCCAGCAGGCGTCCCCGTCGGCGTCACCGCCGGAGAACGTGTTGCAGACCAAGGCTCCCACGTCCGAGGTGCCGCCGGTGGTCACCGGGCGCAACCTGTCGGCCGGTCGCTACCGCGAGGTCGACATCGTCATCATCCGGCCGGAGGGCGTGCCGCCGGAGCCCATCCCGGTGTGCATCGCGTTGCACGGGGGCCTGGGCGGGGCGAAGGTGTTCCTCGACTACGGCGTGCCGCAGGTGCTCACCCAGATCGTGAAGGACGGCGCGCAGCCGTTCGCGGTGGTGGCCGTCGAGGGCGGCAACTGGATCGGCAACAAGGACGACGACCCGCACCGCATGCTCAACGAGGACCTGCCCGGCTGGTTGGACTACCACGACCTGGCCAGCACCCCGTTCTCCGTCGTCGGGTTCGGCGAGGGCGGTGCCGCCGCGCTCAACCAGGGCCGCTCGCCCGGCTTCCAGGCGGTCGCGGCGATCAGCCCGAACCTGTACGCCTCGTGGGATTCCGCGCAGCGCACCAACATGTACGACAACCAGGCCCGCTGGGAGCGGCTGGAACCGTTGCGGCACACCATGGAACTGGGCAAGACGCCGATCGGCCTGTGGTGCGGCACCGAGGACACCACCCGGGTGGAGCTGACCGAGCAGTTGGCGCAGAAGGTCAAGGCGGTCAAGACCTCCTTCGGCCCGGGCGGGCACGACGACGCGTACTTCCGCGCGGCCATCCCCGAGGCGCTGAAGTTCGTGGCGGGCTACCTGTAG